In one window of Anaerotignum faecicola DNA:
- a CDS encoding C45 family autoproteolytic acyltransferase/hydrolase, protein MYHSIWKNSHYEAGLRYGKSLFKKGINPISARSITKLQKEFSAACLPFYIKYYPEITEEIQGIADGLNIDFSSIADFLFTMYCFTYENNCSCFAFSKGNKTILARNSDFLSNIRKLCDSAYYNLKDGYRFIGNTTSWTEIEDGINIHGLAAGLTFIYPVKIKPGINAGLMIRYILEKCKNVNEAVAAAKSLPISSQHTIMLADKSGKTALLECCCDKVNVIYPKEKTYLFTTNHFNSPEMLAYQYKGTDDIHSHERYKTIKEAFEKEFEPSVKFSADLLSGKYGFMCQYNRKNGMDTIWASVFDVTDLKIYRAEGNPSRKGFIADKRLFKL, encoded by the coding sequence ATGTATCATTCAATCTGGAAAAACAGCCACTATGAAGCCGGTCTAAGATACGGAAAATCGCTTTTCAAAAAAGGCATTAACCCGATTTCTGCACGCAGTATAACAAAATTACAGAAAGAGTTTTCGGCTGCGTGCCTTCCGTTTTATATTAAATATTATCCGGAAATTACAGAAGAGATTCAAGGAATTGCAGACGGGCTCAATATAGATTTTAGTTCAATTGCAGATTTTTTATTTACAATGTACTGCTTTACTTATGAAAACAACTGCTCATGCTTTGCTTTCAGCAAAGGAAACAAAACAATATTGGCAAGAAACAGTGATTTTTTATCTAATATAAGAAAACTTTGCGACAGCGCGTACTATAACCTTAAAGACGGATATCGATTCATAGGCAACACCACATCATGGACTGAAATTGAGGACGGAATAAACATACACGGCCTTGCCGCCGGACTCACATTTATATATCCTGTAAAAATAAAGCCGGGAATAAATGCAGGTTTAATGATAAGATATATATTGGAAAAATGCAAAAACGTAAACGAAGCTGTTGCGGCTGCAAAATCACTTCCTATATCTTCACAGCATACAATTATGCTTGCCGATAAAAGCGGCAAAACAGCGCTTCTGGAATGTTGCTGCGATAAAGTAAACGTAATATATCCTAAAGAAAAAACTTATTTATTTACAACCAATCACTTTAATTCGCCAGAAATGTTGGCATATCAATATAAAGGAACAGATGATATTCATTCTCATGAAAGGTATAAAACAATTAAGGAAGCTTTTGAAAAAGAATTTGAACCTTCAGTTAAATTTTCAGCGGATTTGCTGTCAGGTAAATATGGGTTTATGTGCCAATATAACCGAAAAAACGGAATGGATACAATTTGGGCCTCTGTTTTTGACGTAACCGATTTA
- a CDS encoding O-acetylhomoserine aminocarboxypropyltransferase/cysteine synthase, protein MKKSRDYKFETLQLHSGQETADSATGARAVPIYQTTSYVFDNCSQAEGRFNLSEPGNIYGRLTNPTQDVFEKRIAALEGGVAALAVASGAAAIAYAIQNIAYAGDHIVSASTVYGGTYNLLANTLKDYGIETDFVNGDDPANFEKAIKQNTKAVFIETLGNPNSNIIDFEEVAKIAHENKIPLIVDNTFATPFLFRPIEHGADIVVHSATKFIGGHGTSLGGVIVDSGNFDWEGSGKFPGLTEPNPSYHGISFVKAAGKAAFVTKIRAVLLRDMGAAISPFNAFLLLQGLETLSLRVERHVENSLKTVEFLKNHPYVEKVNHPAVKESKYNNLYEKYFPSGAGSIFTFEIKGGEKEAKEFIDNLSVFSLLANVADVKSLVIHPASTTHSQMTANELETSGIKPNTIRLSIGTEHISDIIFDLEEAFKGVNFNEDI, encoded by the coding sequence ATGAAAAAAAGCAGAGATTACAAATTTGAGACATTACAGCTTCATTCAGGACAGGAAACTGCAGACAGTGCAACAGGAGCAAGAGCTGTTCCGATATATCAAACTACCAGCTATGTTTTTGATAACTGCTCTCAGGCAGAAGGCCGGTTTAATTTAAGCGAACCGGGGAATATATACGGAAGGCTTACAAATCCTACCCAAGACGTATTTGAAAAAAGGATAGCGGCTCTTGAAGGAGGGGTTGCGGCTCTTGCAGTGGCTTCAGGAGCAGCCGCCATCGCATATGCAATACAAAATATCGCTTATGCGGGAGATCACATTGTTTCGGCGTCTACCGTGTATGGAGGAACATATAATCTTCTTGCAAATACGCTTAAGGACTATGGGATTGAAACTGATTTTGTAAACGGCGACGACCCTGCAAATTTTGAAAAAGCCATTAAACAAAATACAAAAGCTGTGTTTATTGAAACGCTTGGAAATCCAAACAGCAATATAATAGATTTTGAAGAAGTTGCAAAGATTGCGCATGAGAATAAAATACCTTTAATTGTCGATAATACATTCGCAACTCCATTTTTGTTCAGGCCGATAGAACACGGGGCAGATATTGTTGTACACTCGGCAACTAAATTTATAGGCGGCCACGGAACATCTTTAGGCGGCGTCATTGTTGACAGCGGAAATTTTGACTGGGAGGGAAGCGGAAAATTCCCGGGACTTACGGAACCAAATCCAAGCTATCATGGAATAAGTTTCGTTAAGGCGGCTGGAAAAGCGGCGTTTGTAACTAAAATTAGGGCGGTGCTTTTAAGGGATATGGGGGCGGCAATATCGCCGTTTAACGCATTTTTGTTGCTGCAGGGGCTTGAAACGCTTTCTTTGAGAGTGGAAAGGCATGTTGAAAATTCACTTAAAACAGTTGAATTTCTCAAGAATCATCCGTACGTTGAAAAAGTAAACCATCCGGCTGTTAAAGAAAGTAAATATAATAATCTTTATGAAAAATATTTTCCTAGCGGAGCCGGTTCGATTTTTACTTTTGAAATTAAAGGCGGCGAAAAAGAAGCGAAAGAATTCATTGATAATTTGAGTGTATTTTCTCTATTGGCTAATGTTGCGGACGTTAAATCGCTTGTAATACATCCTGCTTCCACAACACATTCGCAGATGACTGCAAATGAACTTGAAACAAGCGGTATTAAGCCTAATACAATAAGGCTTTCTATCGGTACTGAACATATAAGCGACATTATTTTTGATTTGGAAGAAGCATTTAAAGGAGTGAATTTCAATGAAGATATATAA
- the cysK gene encoding cysteine synthase A, with product MKIYKSITELVGRTPIIELKNFETNNGLKARILAKTEYFNPAGSVKDRIAKAMIEDAENRGEINKDTVIIEPTSGNTGIGIAAISASRGYKVILTMPETMSVERRNLLKAYGAELVLTDGSKGMKGAIAEAERLNKETPNSIILSQFNNKSNPKAHENTTGIEIWEDTDGKIDIFVAGVGTGGTITGVGRALKAKNPNIKIVAVEPEDSPVLSGGLPGPHKIQGIGAGFIPENLDTGIYDEIIKVSNENAFETGREIAQKEGLLVGISSGAAAWAAKELAKRHENKDKVIVVLFPDTGERYLSTPMFNR from the coding sequence ATGAAGATATATAAGTCCATAACGGAATTAGTGGGAAGGACTCCTATTATCGAATTAAAGAATTTTGAAACGAATAACGGACTTAAAGCAAGAATTTTGGCTAAAACGGAGTATTTTAATCCTGCCGGAAGCGTCAAGGACAGGATTGCAAAAGCTATGATTGAGGACGCCGAAAACAGGGGCGAAATAAATAAAGATACGGTAATAATTGAACCGACAAGCGGAAATACCGGAATAGGAATAGCGGCCATATCGGCGTCCAGAGGATATAAGGTTATACTTACGATGCCTGAAACCATGAGCGTCGAAAGGCGGAACCTTTTAAAAGCATATGGAGCTGAACTTGTTTTGACAGACGGAAGCAAAGGGATGAAAGGCGCTATTGCCGAAGCCGAAAGATTGAATAAAGAAACGCCTAATTCTATTATTTTAAGCCAATTTAACAATAAATCAAATCCAAAAGCGCATGAAAATACAACGGGAATTGAGATTTGGGAAGATACCGACGGAAAAATTGATATATTTGTTGCAGGGGTTGGAACAGGAGGTACAATTACCGGAGTTGGAAGAGCTTTAAAAGCTAAAAATCCCAACATTAAGATAGTTGCAGTTGAACCGGAAGATTCTCCCGTGCTTTCGGGGGGGCTGCCCGGACCGCACAAAATACAAGGGATTGGCGCAGGATTTATTCCTGAAAATCTTGATACCGGAATATATGATGAGATAATTAAAGTGAGTAATGAAAATGCATTTGAAACCGGCAGGGAGATTGCTCAGAAAGAAGGGCTGCTTGTTGGCATTTCATCAGGCGCGGCCGCATGGGCGGCGAAAGAATTGGCTAAACGCCATGAAAATAAAGACAAGGTAATAGTAGTGCTGTTTCCGGATACAGGTGAAAGATATTTGTCTACGCCTATGTTTAATAGGTGA
- a CDS encoding helix-turn-helix domain-containing protein translates to MEFKERLKSLRKENKLTQSTLANFLNYGYTAISNYESGRNEPSIKDLKKIAKYFDVSMDYLLCVNDIKNPYIESEYPKQFDDFKNIYSNLSDEKRQTLDYFMHWLLEEQQKEQKSVHGKIQKVAQEPPVYKTKNNS, encoded by the coding sequence ATGGAATTTAAAGAGAGGCTAAAAAGCCTAAGAAAAGAAAATAAACTCACTCAAAGCACCCTGGCAAATTTTTTAAATTACGGTTATACTGCAATCTCCAATTATGAATCAGGCAGGAATGAGCCTTCTATTAAAGATTTAAAAAAAATTGCCAAATACTTTGATGTTTCTATGGACTATCTTCTTTGTGTAAACGATATTAAAAATCCATATATCGAAAGCGAGTACCCAAAACAGTTTGATGATTTTAAAAATATATACAGCAACTTATCAGATGAAAAGCGTCAAACACTTGACTACTTTATGCACTGGCTTTTAGAGGAACAGCAGAAAGAACAAAAATCCGTTCACGGTAAAATCCAAAAAGTTGCGCAGGAACCTCCTGTTTATAAAACAAAAAACAATAGCTAA
- the nifS gene encoding cysteine desulfurase NifS, giving the protein MKRIVYFDNAATTPVRKEVLEEILPYFTEEYGNASTPYSVGQKAKKAVDKAREQVADALGADASEIYFTAGGSESDNWALRGVVSALKDKGKHIITTSIEHHAILHTAEYLQEEKGVDVTYLPVDKYGLVDPDDVEKAIRPDTVLISIMMANNEVGTIEPIAEIGKIAKKHNVVFHTDAVQAVGHVPIDVNEMGIDILSLSGHKLGAPKGIGAIYIRKGVKIKPLIYGGAQERKRRAGTENVAGIVGLGKAVELAQNEMESEIKRLTSLRNRLIDGIMKSVPHTRLNGHPDKRLPGNCNISFDFIEGESMLMLLDMNGIMASSGSACTSGSLDPSHVLLALGLKHEEAHGSVRMTLGRDTTQEDVDYVIDKFPGIVERLRSMSPLYEDYMKQNANEKR; this is encoded by the coding sequence ATGAAAAGAATTGTATATTTTGATAATGCTGCAACTACGCCTGTAAGGAAAGAAGTTTTAGAAGAAATTCTGCCGTATTTTACAGAAGAATACGGCAATGCTTCAACTCCTTATTCCGTTGGGCAAAAAGCAAAAAAAGCTGTAGATAAAGCTCGTGAACAAGTGGCGGACGCGCTTGGGGCAGACGCTTCGGAAATATATTTTACAGCAGGCGGAAGCGAGTCCGATAACTGGGCGTTAAGAGGCGTCGTTTCAGCGCTTAAAGATAAAGGAAAACATATAATTACTACTTCTATAGAACATCATGCAATACTCCATACGGCGGAGTATCTTCAAGAAGAAAAAGGCGTTGATGTAACGTATCTCCCTGTTGATAAATACGGGCTTGTGGATCCGGATGACGTTGAAAAGGCGATTCGGCCCGATACAGTTTTAATTTCAATTATGATGGCTAATAATGAAGTAGGAACGATTGAGCCGATTGCCGAGATCGGAAAAATTGCAAAAAAACACAATGTTGTTTTCCATACAGACGCAGTACAGGCTGTGGGACATGTTCCTATAGACGTTAATGAGATGGGAATCGATATTTTATCTCTTTCCGGTCATAAGCTTGGCGCTCCTAAAGGAATTGGCGCAATTTATATCAGGAAAGGCGTAAAAATCAAACCGCTTATTTACGGAGGCGCACAGGAACGGAAGAGAAGGGCAGGAACCGAAAACGTAGCCGGAATTGTAGGGCTTGGTAAAGCTGTTGAACTTGCTCAAAATGAAATGGAAAGTGAAATAAAGAGATTAACATCATTAAGAAACAGGCTTATCGACGGAATTATGAAATCTGTTCCGCATACAAGGCTTAACGGGCATCCTGATAAAAGGCTGCCGGGCAACTGTAATATTTCTTTTGATTTTATTGAGGGAGAATCCATGCTTATGCTTTTGGATATGAATGGGATAATGGCTTCAAGCGGATCTGCATGCACCTCGGGAAGCTTGGATCCTTCTCATGTGCTGCTGGCTTTAGGTCTGAAACATGAAGAAGCCCACGGTTCTGTCAGGATGACTCTTGGAAGGGATACCACACAGGAGGACGTTGATTATGTAATTGATAAATTTCCGGGGATAGTTGAAAGATTAAGGAGTATGTCCCCTCTTTATGAGGACTATATGAAACAAAATGCTAATGAAAAGAGGTAA
- the nifU gene encoding Fe-S cluster assembly scaffold protein NifU codes for MEYTEKVMDHFMNPRNMGSIDNPSGTGRVGNAKCGDIMQVELKIEDDIIKDAKFKTFGCGAAIATSSMATELVKGKTISEALKVTNKAVMEALDGLPPVKVHCSLLAEEALNAALWDYASRNGITIEGLKEPVEDVDDERHHH; via the coding sequence ATGGAATATACAGAAAAAGTTATGGATCATTTTATGAACCCGAGGAACATGGGAAGTATCGATAACCCAAGCGGTACGGGACGCGTGGGAAATGCAAAGTGCGGGGATATTATGCAGGTTGAACTTAAAATTGAAGACGATATTATAAAAGATGCGAAATTCAAAACTTTCGGATGCGGCGCCGCTATCGCAACAAGCAGTATGGCTACAGAACTTGTAAAAGGAAAAACTATTTCCGAAGCGCTTAAAGTTACAAATAAAGCCGTAATGGAGGCTCTCGACGGCCTTCCTCCGGTAAAGGTACATTGTTCTCTCTTGGCGGAAGAGGCATTAAACGCCGCTTTATGGGATTATGCAAGCAGAAACGGCATAACTATTGAAGGGCTTAAAGAGCCTGTAGAAGATGTTGACGACGAAAGACATCACCATTGA
- the mnmA gene encoding tRNA 2-thiouridine(34) synthase MnmA, which yields MNKGKVVVGMSGGVDSSVTAYLLKKDGYEVIGATMQIWQDNPVDIDDGGCCGLSAVDDARKVAQMLDIPYYVMNFKREFKRNVIDYFIDEYLNGRTPNPCIACNRHVKWEALLRRTMEIGADYIATGHYARIEKHPHTGRYTLRMSDAKNKDQTYVLYNLTQEQLSKTIMPLGTYNKDEVRKVADQIGLKVADKPDSMEICFIPDNDYGKFIETSRDIVIKGGNFIDMDGNILGKHKGIMHYTVGQRKGLGISFGKPMFVYEIRPESNDVVLCENESLFKKTVFADKVNFMAFENIDGEMEAEAKIRYSHKKAKCKVSMIDENKIKCVFDESQRAVTPGQALVVYDGDYVVCGGTIIGGE from the coding sequence TTGAATAAAGGGAAAGTTGTTGTAGGAATGTCGGGAGGCGTTGACAGTTCCGTTACAGCATATCTGCTGAAAAAAGACGGATATGAGGTTATAGGGGCTACTATGCAGATTTGGCAGGATAACCCTGTTGATATTGACGATGGCGGGTGCTGCGGTCTATCTGCTGTCGATGACGCCCGAAAAGTTGCGCAAATGCTTGACATACCTTATTATGTTATGAACTTTAAACGTGAATTTAAAAGAAATGTAATAGATTATTTTATTGACGAATATTTAAACGGCAGGACTCCTAATCCTTGTATTGCATGCAACAGGCATGTAAAGTGGGAAGCGCTTTTGAGAAGGACAATGGAAATAGGCGCCGACTATATAGCTACAGGCCACTATGCCCGTATTGAAAAACATCCGCATACCGGTCGGTATACGCTTAGGATGTCTGATGCAAAAAACAAAGATCAAACTTATGTTCTTTATAATTTGACTCAGGAACAGCTTTCAAAAACTATAATGCCTTTGGGAACTTATAATAAAGACGAAGTACGCAAAGTAGCCGATCAAATAGGCCTCAAGGTTGCGGATAAGCCTGACAGCATGGAAATATGTTTTATTCCAGATAATGATTATGGAAAATTTATCGAAACCAGCAGGGATATTGTTATAAAAGGCGGAAATTTCATTGATATGGACGGAAATATACTGGGAAAGCATAAAGGAATTATGCACTACACAGTGGGCCAAAGGAAAGGGCTCGGTATTTCGTTTGGCAAGCCGATGTTCGTTTATGAGATAAGGCCGGAGTCAAACGACGTTGTATTATGTGAAAATGAAAGTTTATTTAAAAAAACTGTTTTTGCCGATAAAGTTAATTTTATGGCGTTTGAAAATATAGACGGAGAAATGGAGGCTGAAGCAAAAATACGTTACAGCCATAAAAAAGCAAAATGCAAAGTGAGCATGATAGATGAAAACAAAATAAAGTGCGTTTTTGACGAGTCTCAAAGGGCCGTAACACCCGGACAAGCCCTTGTCGTTTACGACGGGGATTATGTTGTATGTGGAGGGACAATAATCGGAGGCGAGTAA
- a CDS encoding serine hydroxymethyltransferase — protein sequence MDLDFNEVRKCDPEIADAVCRELNRQRNNIELIASENFVSKAVMEAMGSPLTNKYAEGYPGKRYYGGCFEVDVAENLARERAKELFGCDHVNVQPHSGASANTAVYLAMLKPGDTILGMNLNHGGHLTHGSPVNISGLYFNIVPYGVDETGFIDYDALEKLAKETKPKMIVAGASAYARTIDFERFSKIAKEVGAYLMVDIAHIAGLVVAGLHPSPVPYADFVTTTTHKTLRGPRGGMIMCKEEYAKAIDKAIFPGLQGGPLMHIIAAKAVCFKEALQPEYKEYMKQVVKNASVMANAFINNGIDIVSGGTDNHLMLLDLRKLNITGKEAEKLLDEVNITCNKNTIPFDPQSPFVTSGVRIGTPAVTTRGMKENDMMEIADIISSVLKDFDKNKEEARRRVKALTEKYPLY from the coding sequence ATGGATCTGGATTTTAATGAAGTAAGAAAATGCGACCCAGAAATTGCAGACGCTGTTTGCAGGGAGCTTAACAGGCAAAGGAACAATATAGAACTTATTGCATCAGAGAACTTTGTTTCAAAGGCAGTTATGGAGGCAATGGGTTCTCCGCTTACAAATAAATATGCCGAAGGATATCCGGGCAAAAGGTATTACGGAGGATGCTTTGAAGTTGACGTTGCGGAAAACCTTGCAAGGGAAAGGGCAAAAGAACTTTTTGGATGCGATCATGTGAATGTTCAGCCTCATTCCGGAGCTTCTGCAAATACTGCCGTTTACCTTGCCATGCTAAAGCCGGGAGACACGATACTCGGCATGAACCTTAACCATGGGGGTCATCTTACACACGGCAGCCCCGTGAATATTTCCGGGCTGTATTTTAATATTGTGCCTTACGGAGTTGATGAAACGGGTTTTATTGATTACGACGCCCTTGAAAAACTTGCAAAAGAAACAAAGCCGAAAATGATTGTTGCGGGGGCAAGCGCATATGCAAGAACTATTGATTTTGAAAGGTTTTCGAAAATAGCTAAGGAAGTCGGGGCATATCTTATGGTTGATATTGCGCATATTGCCGGCCTTGTTGTTGCGGGGTTACATCCTTCTCCTGTTCCGTACGCCGACTTTGTGACAACAACAACGCATAAAACGTTAAGAGGGCCGAGGGGCGGCATGATAATGTGCAAGGAAGAATATGCCAAGGCTATTGACAAAGCTATATTCCCGGGCCTTCAGGGAGGGCCGCTTATGCATATTATCGCCGCTAAAGCAGTATGCTTTAAAGAAGCCCTTCAGCCGGAATATAAAGAATATATGAAACAGGTTGTAAAAAATGCTTCTGTGATGGCAAATGCATTTATAAATAATGGAATCGACATTGTTTCCGGAGGAACGGATAATCATCTTATGCTTCTTGATTTAAGAAAGCTTAATATTACAGGAAAAGAAGCTGAAAAACTTCTTGACGAGGTAAATATTACATGCAATAAAAATACAATACCTTTTGATCCGCAATCGCCTTTTGTAACAAGCGGAGTTAGGATAGGAACTCCTGCCGTAACTACAAGGGGGATGAAAGAAAACGATATGATGGAAATAGCGGATATAATATCGTCGGTTTTAAAAGATTTTGATAAAAATAAAGAAGAAGCAAGGCGTAGGGTAAAAGCTTTAACAGAAAAATATCCATTATATTAA
- a CDS encoding hemolysin family protein produces the protein MELTIAAVVFAFIVYIYFKRLEAAYCEINKNKIKRAAEDGNEKAFFIYQKIDRIDVYKAGIKFVINLLVVFLTMLVFILFWQIKNGGESLEIYFAADTYIWLFIISAVISEAMLLFGSLLAENFGSKRSEDIVCSSISFVSAVSFILCPVIYLSLWISKRVSNLLGIVPENNDDSVTEEEIRLLVDASEGDGAIDQSEKDMINNIFEFNNTIVGNIATHRTDIVAVPISASLDEVIEVISGEKFSRIPVYDENIDDIIGIFRVRDLLKFYIDGNNGQNFQLNDIIIEPYFVPFSKKTDELFEDMQKNKVQMAVVIDEYGGTAGIVTMEDLIEEIMGNIFDEYDEEEEEIYQIDENTFLIQGTTEIEDVADALGIELENSEDYDTIGGYLIGKLERIPDDNERPKIEVGQCVFKIEKIFDKRIELIKVHKNAVNNS, from the coding sequence TTGGAACTTACTATTGCAGCGGTTGTATTTGCATTTATAGTATATATTTATTTTAAAAGGCTTGAGGCCGCATACTGTGAAATTAATAAAAATAAAATTAAACGCGCCGCTGAAGACGGGAATGAAAAGGCTTTTTTTATATATCAAAAAATAGATAGGATTGATGTTTATAAAGCGGGCATTAAATTTGTAATAAATCTTCTTGTTGTATTTTTAACAATGTTGGTTTTTATTCTTTTTTGGCAGATTAAAAACGGAGGAGAAAGCTTAGAAATATATTTTGCAGCGGATACATATATTTGGCTTTTTATAATATCGGCGGTAATTTCAGAAGCTATGCTTCTATTCGGAAGCCTTTTGGCAGAAAATTTTGGTTCAAAACGAAGCGAAGATATTGTATGTTCGTCGATAAGCTTTGTTTCAGCCGTATCTTTTATATTATGTCCGGTTATATATTTATCGCTTTGGATATCAAAACGTGTTAGTAATTTGCTTGGTATAGTTCCTGAGAATAATGACGACAGTGTGACTGAGGAAGAAATCAGGTTGTTAGTTGATGCAAGCGAAGGAGACGGAGCAATAGATCAAAGTGAAAAGGATATGATAAATAATATTTTTGAATTTAATAATACAATAGTCGGAAATATAGCAACGCACAGAACAGATATTGTGGCTGTGCCTATTTCCGCAAGTTTGGATGAGGTTATAGAAGTTATAAGCGGTGAAAAGTTTTCAAGGATACCTGTTTATGACGAGAATATTGACGATATTATAGGTATTTTCCGTGTGAGAGATTTATTGAAGTTCTATATTGACGGAAATAACGGACAAAATTTTCAACTTAACGATATTATAATAGAACCTTATTTTGTTCCGTTTTCTAAAAAAACGGATGAGCTGTTTGAAGACATGCAGAAAAATAAAGTTCAGATGGCTGTTGTAATAGATGAGTACGGCGGAACGGCCGGAATTGTCACAATGGAGGATTTAATTGAAGAAATAATGGGAAATATATTTGACGAGTATGATGAGGAGGAAGAAGAAATTTATCAAATTGATGAAAACACATTTTTGATACAAGGAACGACTGAAATTGAGGATGTTGCAGATGCCCTGGGTATTGAACTTGAAAACAGCGAGGATTATGATACTATAGGAGGTTATTTAATCGGTAAGCTTGAGAGAATACCGGATGATAACGAACGGCCTAAAATAGAAGTGGGTCAATGTGTTTTTAAAATTGAAAAAATATTTGATAAACGAATTGAATTAATAAAAGTTCATAAAAATGCTGTGAACAATAGTTAA
- the spoIVB gene encoding SpoIVB peptidase: MRKRAKFLLCFIVSAMLVLVLGIQVLIPKEINLMVGKQESLSFNLPLKANIGDEEKIVVSGIDTEPVTENIEIDLNQDTILTPIKAGETKAEISAFGIPIKTVSVNIMPNKKLIPSGKIVGIVMKTEGVLVLGTGSVKGSDGSTAKPSDGVLRTGDIIISCNSSSIVEKEDLQKAIDDAGGNEIDLTIKRDNKESNVNITPVKNENNEYKIGVWIRDSTQGLGTVTFIDKDNKTYAALGHGVYDVDTKSLTPVSEGTLTNAEIFGIQKGEAGVPGEVTGRLSKGSRLGSVDNNTDCGINGSLNGFGEEELAGEAYEIGLMQDVHEGNAVILSDVLGDGVKEYSVSIESINKLGLSADKGMVVKVTDQRLLEKTGGIIQGMSGSPIIQDNKIIGAVTHVFVKDPTKGYGIFIENMIQ, encoded by the coding sequence ATGCGGAAAAGAGCGAAATTTTTATTATGTTTTATAGTTTCGGCTATGCTGGTTTTGGTTTTAGGAATACAGGTATTAATACCAAAAGAAATAAATTTGATGGTAGGCAAACAAGAAAGTTTATCTTTTAATCTTCCTTTAAAAGCAAATATAGGGGACGAGGAAAAAATCGTTGTTTCAGGAATAGACACGGAGCCTGTAACTGAAAATATTGAAATTGATTTGAATCAGGATACGATTTTGACTCCAATTAAAGCCGGGGAAACAAAGGCTGAAATTTCTGCCTTTGGAATACCAATAAAAACTGTTTCCGTTAATATTATGCCAAATAAAAAGCTTATTCCAAGCGGCAAAATTGTTGGAATAGTTATGAAAACCGAAGGTGTTTTGGTACTGGGAACGGGAAGTGTAAAAGGCAGCGACGGCAGCACGGCAAAGCCGTCTGACGGCGTTTTGAGAACGGGGGATATTATAATCAGCTGCAACTCTTCTTCGATAGTTGAAAAAGAGGATCTTCAAAAAGCTATAGACGACGCCGGTGGCAACGAAATTGACCTTACTATTAAAAGAGATAATAAAGAAAGCAATGTTAATATAACTCCTGTAAAAAATGAAAACAATGAATATAAAATAGGCGTTTGGATAAGGGACTCCACACAGGGGCTTGGTACGGTTACGTTTATTGACAAAGATAATAAAACTTATGCGGCGCTGGGTCATGGAGTTTATGACGTTGACACCAAATCTCTTACTCCTGTTTCCGAAGGAACGCTGACAAATGCCGAAATTTTCGGAATACAAAAGGGTGAAGCTGGCGTTCCCGGCGAAGTTACCGGAAGGCTTTCAAAAGGCAGCCGCCTTGGTTCTGTCGATAATAACACTGATTGCGGAATAAACGGCAGTTTGAATGGATTCGGTGAGGAAGAACTAGCCGGAGAAGCTTATGAAATAGGCTTAATGCAGGATGTCCATGAGGGAAATGCAGTTATTTTGAGCGATGTGCTTGGCGACGGCGTGAAAGAATATTCGGTTAGTATAGAAAGTATAAATAAGCTTGGATTAAGCGCTGACAAAGGAATGGTTGTAAAAGTTACCGATCAGAGGCTTTTGGAAAAAACAGGCGGAATTATACAGGGAATGAGCGGTTCCCCAATAATACAAGACAATAAGATAATAGGGGCGGTAACGCATGTTTTTGTAAAAGATCCAACAAAAGGATACGGGATTTTTATAGAAAATATGATTCAGTAA